Proteins encoded together in one Thalassotalea crassostreae window:
- the pabB gene encoding aminodeoxychorismate synthase component I, with amino-acid sequence MSNLSTIDMPHWQHLHPETLFSIWANDNWAFWLDSGESDHVDSNYDILVFSPVATLKTSNKSTRINYLTEDKVEVSAEDPLKLLQQVQNRVFPKPFSNQSKMPFIGGAVGYFSYDLGRRFEQLPATSLLDITLPDMAVGIYKQAIIYNRKNSTYTLVCHDNDIEQLAGRIDSLIANFEEQPDNFTLNCDWRSNMSKQQYAEKFAKVKQYLNAGDCYQINLAQRFSALYQGNEFDAYKRLRASNKAPFSAFMRIEEGAILSVSPERFLQLKNRKVQSKPIKGTRPRSAIKEFDKEHADELQNSPKDRAENLMIVDLLRNDISKVCRPGSVNVPSLFEIESFPAVHHLVSTVEGMLSQEFDGTDLLRGAFPGGSITGAPKIRAMEIIEELEPHRRSVYCGSIGYISACGKMDSSITIRTLVCEQERIHCWAGGGLVADSQLDSEYQETFDKVNKILPVLQNTPNNTKAMD; translated from the coding sequence ATGAGTAACCTATCGACCATCGATATGCCCCATTGGCAGCACTTACACCCTGAAACTTTATTTTCAATTTGGGCCAATGACAATTGGGCTTTTTGGTTAGACTCAGGCGAAAGTGACCATGTAGATAGTAACTACGACATCTTAGTGTTTTCTCCCGTTGCCACACTAAAAACATCAAATAAAAGCACGCGAATTAATTATCTCACCGAGGATAAAGTTGAAGTCTCGGCTGAAGATCCGCTGAAACTGCTGCAACAAGTGCAAAACAGAGTGTTTCCAAAACCATTTAGCAATCAAAGTAAAATGCCATTTATCGGTGGCGCTGTTGGCTACTTTAGTTACGATTTAGGTCGTCGTTTTGAACAATTGCCGGCAACAAGCTTACTTGATATTACGCTGCCAGATATGGCCGTAGGCATCTATAAACAAGCGATTATTTATAACCGTAAAAACTCTACCTATACATTAGTTTGCCATGACAATGACATCGAGCAATTAGCCGGGCGCATCGACTCATTAATTGCCAACTTTGAAGAGCAGCCAGACAATTTTACTCTAAATTGTGATTGGCGGTCTAATATGAGCAAACAACAGTACGCTGAAAAATTCGCTAAGGTGAAGCAATATTTGAACGCTGGTGATTGTTATCAAATTAACCTAGCTCAGCGTTTTAGCGCCTTATATCAAGGTAATGAATTTGATGCATATAAACGATTAAGGGCCAGTAACAAAGCGCCATTTTCAGCATTTATGCGCATTGAAGAAGGTGCGATATTAAGTGTATCTCCAGAGCGTTTCTTACAACTTAAAAATCGCAAAGTACAAAGTAAACCAATCAAAGGCACACGACCACGCTCAGCGATTAAAGAGTTTGATAAAGAGCATGCCGACGAATTGCAGAACTCGCCAAAAGATCGTGCTGAAAACTTAATGATCGTCGACTTGCTTCGAAATGACATTTCCAAAGTCTGTCGCCCAGGCTCCGTTAATGTTCCGTCATTATTTGAAATAGAAAGCTTCCCTGCCGTGCATCATTTAGTCAGTACCGTTGAAGGCATGCTTTCACAAGAATTTGATGGCACCGATTTACTGCGCGGCGCATTCCCTGGCGGTTCAATAACTGGCGCGCCCAAAATTCGAGCGATGGAAATAATAGAAGAACTAGAGCCTCACAGGCGAAGCGTTTATTGTGGTTCTATTGGTTATATTTCAGCGTGCGGTAAGATGGATTCAAGTATTACAATTCGCACCTTAGTATGTGAACAAGAGCGCATCCATTGCTGGGCTGGTGGCGGT
- a CDS encoding fumarate hydratase — translation MTVIKQQDFIDSIEDALQYISFYHPIDFIQALEKAYNKEQSTAAKDAIAQILINSRMSAEGHRPICQDTGIVTCFVKVGMDVKWDKTELTVQQMVDEGTRRAYNNPDNPLRASIVKDPAGKRINTKDNTPSVVHLDLVAGSGVEVMIAAKGGGSENKTKMAMLNPSDSIADWVVKTLPTMGAGWCPPGMLGIGIGGTAEKAGVLAKESLMDPVDIQELIDRGPQNAEEELRLEIFERVNKLGIGAQGLGGLTTVVDVKINAVPTHAASKPVVMIPNCAATRHVHFHLDGSGPADLTPPKLEEWPEVTWEVGENVRRANANTLTKEEIASWKTGETVLLSGKILTGRDAAHKKIQQLLESGEGLPEGVDFTNKFIYYVGPVDAVGDEVVGPAGPTTATRMDKFTEMMLAETGLLGTIGKAERGPGTVESIKNHKSVYLMAVGGAAYLVSKAIKKSRVVAFEELGMEAIYEFDVEDMPVTVAVDSTGESAHVTGPAIWKGKIEVMDAANNS, via the coding sequence ATGACTGTTATAAAGCAACAGGATTTTATTGATAGCATTGAAGATGCTTTACAATATATTTCTTTTTATCATCCAATTGATTTTATCCAAGCCCTGGAAAAAGCCTACAACAAAGAGCAAAGTACTGCGGCAAAAGATGCAATCGCACAAATTTTGATTAACTCAAGAATGTCTGCAGAAGGGCATCGTCCAATCTGTCAAGATACCGGTATCGTGACTTGTTTCGTGAAAGTAGGTATGGACGTTAAGTGGGATAAAACAGAATTAACTGTGCAACAAATGGTTGATGAAGGTACTCGCCGTGCATACAACAATCCAGATAATCCACTGCGAGCATCGATTGTAAAAGATCCCGCTGGTAAACGAATCAATACTAAAGATAACACGCCTTCTGTTGTGCATCTTGATTTGGTTGCAGGTAGTGGTGTTGAAGTAATGATCGCTGCAAAAGGTGGCGGTAGTGAAAATAAAACTAAAATGGCAATGTTAAACCCGTCAGATTCAATTGCTGATTGGGTAGTAAAAACCTTACCAACAATGGGCGCTGGTTGGTGTCCACCAGGCATGTTAGGCATAGGCATTGGCGGTACGGCCGAAAAAGCTGGTGTACTGGCGAAAGAAAGCTTAATGGATCCTGTAGATATTCAGGAATTAATCGACCGTGGTCCACAAAATGCTGAAGAAGAATTACGTTTAGAAATTTTTGAACGCGTAAACAAACTGGGTATTGGTGCACAAGGTCTTGGTGGTTTAACAACGGTTGTTGACGTTAAGATTAATGCGGTTCCAACCCATGCTGCTTCTAAACCAGTGGTGATGATCCCCAATTGTGCTGCAACTCGCCATGTTCATTTCCATCTTGATGGCAGTGGCCCAGCAGATCTTACTCCGCCAAAACTTGAAGAATGGCCTGAAGTGACATGGGAAGTTGGCGAAAATGTACGTCGTGCTAATGCAAACACCTTAACCAAAGAAGAAATTGCCAGCTGGAAAACCGGCGAGACGGTATTACTTTCAGGTAAAATCTTGACCGGTCGTGATGCGGCACACAAAAAGATCCAACAATTACTTGAGTCAGGTGAAGGTTTACCAGAAGGCGTAGACTTCACCAATAAATTTATTTATTACGTGGGTCCTGTAGATGCGGTAGGCGATGAGGTTGTAGGTCCTGCGGGTCCGACAACGGCAACTCGTATGGATAAGTTTACCGAAATGATGTTAGCCGAAACCGGCTTATTAGGTACGATTGGTAAAGCTGAACGTGGTCCAGGTACTGTTGAAAGCATCAAGAATCACAAATCTGTGTACTTGATGGCTGTTGGCGGCGCTGCTTATTTAGTGTCAAAAGCAATTAAGAAATCACGCGTTGTTGCTTTTGAAGAACTAGGTATGGAAGCTATTTACGAATTTGACGTAGAAGATATGCCAGTAACCGTTGCTGTGGATAGCACTGGTGAATCTGCACATGTAACCGGTCCAGCTATTTGGAAAGGCAAAATAGAAGTAATGGATGCTGCGAATAATTCGTAA
- a CDS encoding prolyl oligopeptidase family serine peptidase: MKFNKTLSIAALAAMSLSTTVNAKSDILTVDTLNNLNQLHDVVISPNGSKLVYGVKKGQEKNTNHLYLLDIKTGKTSQITSHATSESSVVWAKDGSGVYFLSSRSGSTQLWFLPLTGGEAIQRTDFPLSVEGYKLSSDEQQIALAFTVMPGCETFKCTIDAMNAEKAKKHNTRAYDKLMVRHWDHWLDNFNTHLFVANLEQGKVATNAKDLMPSWDSDIAGIGQVSFNPNGKSIAFSAKLPSDDQAWTTNWDIFEVDIESAKINNLTDDNEAWDAMPVYSSDGRYLAYKAMNTPVYESDKYTLHVKDLRSNETQKVAPLWDRSIASFQFASDNRSVIAVAQDVGQKSIFNIDLQFGEVTTISSQGYSGDVSIAGDSVYFTRHDLGHPADIYTVKTDGYGIKQLTDINKDKLANVKLGDFEQFKFKGWNNEDVHGYLVKPANFKQGEQYPIAFLVHGGPQGSFGNMFHYRWNAQLWAAQGYGVVMVDFHGSTGYGQAFTDSISQNWGSRPLEDLQKGMDYITKSQPWLDRDNACALGASYGGYMMNWIMGNWSDGFNCIVNHAGLFDMKSFYNVTEELWFPEHDFTGPYWEKEEEYSKYDPSRFVDNWKMPMLIIQGELDYRVPYGQSLGAFTTMKRKGLESRLVMFPDEDHHIRNPDNLKEWYREIFVWMDKYLEKNGE, encoded by the coding sequence ATGAAGTTCAATAAAACCCTAAGTATTGCTGCACTAGCAGCAATGTCTTTAAGCACAACTGTTAACGCGAAAAGCGATATTCTAACGGTTGATACGTTAAATAATTTAAACCAACTACATGATGTAGTGATTTCACCAAACGGCAGCAAGCTTGTTTATGGTGTAAAAAAAGGCCAAGAGAAAAACACTAACCACCTTTACCTTTTAGATATCAAAACCGGTAAAACATCACAAATAACAAGTCACGCAACCAGTGAATCTTCAGTTGTATGGGCAAAAGATGGCTCGGGTGTTTATTTCTTATCGTCACGTAGCGGTTCTACGCAATTATGGTTTTTACCATTAACTGGTGGTGAAGCGATTCAGCGTACCGATTTCCCTCTTTCGGTTGAAGGTTATAAATTATCAAGCGATGAGCAGCAAATCGCATTAGCGTTTACAGTAATGCCAGGTTGTGAGACGTTCAAGTGTACCATTGATGCAATGAACGCTGAAAAGGCGAAAAAGCATAATACTCGTGCCTACGATAAATTAATGGTTCGTCACTGGGATCATTGGTTAGATAACTTTAATACTCACTTGTTTGTAGCGAACCTTGAACAAGGTAAAGTTGCCACCAATGCCAAAGATTTAATGCCATCGTGGGATTCCGATATTGCTGGAATTGGCCAAGTATCGTTCAATCCAAATGGCAAAAGCATCGCATTTTCGGCAAAGCTACCTAGTGATGATCAAGCATGGACGACGAATTGGGATATCTTTGAAGTTGATATTGAATCGGCTAAAATCAATAACTTAACGGACGATAATGAAGCATGGGATGCAATGCCTGTTTATTCATCTGACGGACGTTATCTTGCATATAAAGCAATGAATACACCGGTTTATGAATCGGATAAGTACACCTTGCATGTAAAAGATTTACGCAGTAATGAAACACAAAAAGTAGCGCCATTGTGGGATCGTTCAATTGCAAGCTTCCAATTTGCTAGCGACAATCGCAGTGTTATTGCCGTTGCGCAAGATGTTGGTCAAAAAAGTATTTTTAACATTGATCTTCAGTTTGGTGAAGTAACGACAATCAGCAGTCAAGGTTACTCAGGCGATGTGTCAATTGCCGGTGATAGTGTTTACTTTACTCGTCATGACTTAGGTCACCCTGCAGATATTTATACAGTTAAAACTGACGGTTACGGCATTAAGCAGTTAACTGACATAAACAAAGACAAGCTTGCTAATGTGAAGCTTGGCGACTTCGAACAATTTAAGTTTAAAGGCTGGAACAACGAAGACGTTCATGGCTACTTAGTTAAGCCGGCAAACTTTAAACAAGGTGAGCAATATCCAATCGCGTTTTTAGTACATGGCGGACCACAAGGTAGCTTTGGTAATATGTTCCACTATCGTTGGAACGCTCAACTTTGGGCGGCACAAGGGTATGGCGTAGTGATGGTAGATTTCCATGGCTCGACTGGCTACGGTCAGGCATTCACTGACTCAATCAGTCAAAACTGGGGCTCTCGTCCATTAGAAGATTTACAAAAAGGTATGGATTACATCACCAAAAGCCAACCTTGGTTAGACCGTGATAACGCTTGTGCGCTCGGCGCATCATACGGTGGTTACATGATGAATTGGATCATGGGTAACTGGTCTGATGGTTTCAACTGTATTGTTAACCATGCTGGCTTATTCGACATGAAGAGCTTTTACAATGTAACAGAAGAGCTATGGTTCCCTGAACACGACTTTACTGGCCCATATTGGGAAAAAGAAGAAGAGTACAGCAAGTATGATCCATCACGCTTCGTAGACAACTGGAAAATGCCAATGTTAATTATCCAGGGTGAACTTGATTACCGTGTACCTTATGGCCAAAGTTTAGGTGCGTTCACAACGATGAAACGTAAAGGCCTAGAGTCTCGTTTAGTGATGTTCCCAGATGAAGATCACCATATTCGCAATCCAGATAATTTAAAAGAATGGTATCGAGAAATTTTTGTTTGGATGGATAAATATCTAGAGAAAAACGGCGAGTAA
- a CDS encoding DNA recombination protein RmuC, with protein MNSAQIDPSIFLYVALSLLVLLSIMTVILLAKVSSLSNAVNNQNNDNKVAQDRASQLVKQIQDLRSSQENTGAVLQIKLLQQLAEHKEQFNKNQLFAINQLVTHLNKSTKESREELSKSMAMNAEVLAKRMKELTESTDKRLQDISTGVEKRLTDGFDKTTKTFNDIVKRLALIDDAQKKITELSGNVVSLQEVLSDKRSRGAFGEVQLNALIRNVLPEKHFALQHTLSNSKIADCMLFLPEPTGNVAIDSKFPLESFKKMMDVHLGESDRKLAERQFKQDIKKHIGDIAGKYIIDKETSDGAIMFIPAEAVFAEIHAHFPELVELAYQNRVWLTSPTTLMAILTTARSVIKDEATRQQVHLIQEHLGLLGKDFGRFRTRFDNLAKHIDQAATDVKQIHTSADKISNRFEKIEQVELTDEKLSITE; from the coding sequence ATGAACAGTGCCCAAATAGATCCATCAATTTTCCTTTACGTCGCTTTATCATTGCTTGTGCTATTGAGCATAATGACCGTTATTCTGCTAGCCAAAGTGTCTTCCTTAAGTAACGCCGTTAACAATCAAAATAATGATAATAAAGTTGCGCAAGATAGAGCCTCACAACTAGTAAAACAGATACAAGATTTACGTTCTAGTCAAGAAAATACCGGCGCAGTGCTACAAATTAAACTGCTACAACAACTTGCCGAACACAAAGAGCAATTTAATAAAAACCAATTGTTTGCCATTAATCAGCTTGTTACCCATTTAAATAAATCCACGAAAGAAAGCAGGGAAGAGCTTTCTAAATCGATGGCGATGAATGCTGAAGTGTTAGCGAAGCGGATGAAGGAACTTACCGAAAGCACTGACAAACGTTTACAAGATATTTCCACCGGTGTTGAAAAACGTTTAACCGATGGCTTTGATAAAACCACCAAGACATTCAATGATATTGTTAAGCGTCTAGCGCTAATTGACGACGCACAGAAAAAAATTACCGAGCTATCAGGCAATGTGGTGAGTTTACAAGAAGTGCTAAGTGATAAGCGCTCGCGTGGTGCATTTGGTGAAGTTCAATTAAATGCGTTGATTCGTAATGTACTACCGGAAAAACACTTTGCTTTGCAGCATACTTTGAGTAATAGCAAAATTGCCGATTGCATGCTGTTTTTGCCAGAGCCTACCGGCAACGTTGCCATCGATTCAAAGTTTCCATTAGAAAGCTTTAAGAAAATGATGGATGTGCATCTTGGCGAAAGTGACCGCAAACTTGCAGAGCGCCAGTTTAAACAAGACATTAAAAAGCATATTGGCGATATTGCTGGCAAATACATTATCGATAAGGAAACGTCTGATGGCGCGATCATGTTTATTCCCGCTGAAGCAGTATTTGCTGAGATCCATGCTCATTTCCCTGAACTGGTAGAGCTCGCTTATCAAAATCGTGTTTGGTTAACCTCGCCAACGACGCTTATGGCAATTTTGACCACGGCTCGCTCTGTTATTAAGGATGAGGCAACCCGTCAGCAAGTTCATTTAATACAAGAGCATCTAGGGCTCTTAGGTAAAGATTTTGGTCGCTTTCGAACTCGTTTTGACAATCTAGCCAAACATATCGACCAAGCAGCTACTGATGTGAAACAAATTCATACATCAGCAGATAAAATATCTAATCGATTTGAAAAAATTGAACAAGTTGAGTTAACAGATGAGAAGCTATCGATAACCGAATAG
- a CDS encoding sodium-dependent transporter, translating into MSIIRDSFHSRIGFVLAAAGSAIGLGNIWGFPTQAANNGGGAFVFVYLMVTVLLALPALYAEMYIGNQAQKNPVSALEDACEGVSRNVGKYAGLFGLLGAILMLSFYSIVAGWMLSHALSPLAQLSGFDSVATWLGESSDLRNLIFTPIFIILSALVIKKGVHAGIERWSSRLMPILFLLLVALIIYILQQPGASEGIEMYLVPDFSQLKDPNLIIAAMGQAFFSLSIGVGGMMVYGSYMKKGEGLGKLVVSITALDTLIAILAGLLIIPTLFVAQHMGQEVFTNGQLIGGPQLIFSVLPTLFESMGTVGVYIALMFFSLMSMAALTSTISATEVPVSYLLESKGYSRGKATLLVSIIVLAACMTLVFNFDTLFDAVISWVNTFQLPIMGLFYFIVVGWIWKRGNLLKDKAVIDAKPSLKLWGNYLRFVCPLLLTVVFVNTVMAM; encoded by the coding sequence ATGTCTATTATCCGTGATTCTTTTCACTCACGTATCGGCTTTGTTTTAGCAGCCGCTGGTTCCGCTATTGGCTTGGGAAATATTTGGGGCTTCCCTACACAAGCTGCTAATAATGGTGGCGGAGCGTTCGTTTTCGTTTATCTCATGGTTACCGTTTTATTAGCTTTACCGGCGTTATATGCAGAAATGTATATAGGTAACCAGGCACAAAAAAATCCAGTTTCAGCATTAGAAGATGCCTGTGAAGGTGTTTCTCGAAATGTCGGCAAATATGCAGGTTTATTTGGCTTATTAGGCGCGATATTAATGTTAAGCTTCTATTCAATCGTTGCTGGTTGGATGCTATCTCATGCGCTATCGCCACTGGCACAGCTCAGTGGATTTGACTCTGTGGCGACTTGGTTAGGAGAGTCTAGTGATCTGCGCAATCTAATATTTACCCCTATATTTATAATTCTTAGTGCGCTAGTGATAAAAAAAGGCGTTCACGCCGGTATCGAACGTTGGTCTAGCCGATTAATGCCAATTCTTTTTCTATTGCTTGTTGCTTTGATCATCTATATTTTACAGCAACCTGGCGCTAGTGAAGGCATAGAGATGTACTTAGTTCCTGATTTTAGCCAATTAAAAGACCCGAACTTAATTATTGCAGCAATGGGACAAGCTTTCTTCTCTTTATCCATTGGTGTCGGCGGTATGATGGTATACGGCTCTTACATGAAAAAAGGTGAAGGTCTCGGTAAATTAGTGGTTTCGATCACCGCGTTAGATACGTTGATTGCTATTCTTGCAGGTTTACTTATCATCCCAACACTTTTCGTCGCTCAGCATATGGGTCAAGAAGTGTTTACTAATGGCCAACTCATTGGCGGCCCACAATTAATATTTTCGGTATTACCGACATTATTTGAATCAATGGGAACCGTTGGTGTTTATATTGCGCTTATGTTTTTCTCATTAATGTCGATGGCGGCACTTACTTCAACAATTTCAGCTACCGAAGTTCCTGTTTCCTACTTACTTGAAAGCAAAGGCTATTCGCGTGGTAAGGCTACACTCTTAGTTTCTATAATTGTCTTAGCCGCGTGTATGACCTTAGTGTTTAATTTTGACACATTATTTGATGCAGTAATTAGCTGGGTAAATACCTTCCAATTGCCGATAATGGGTTTATTTTACTTTATTGTGGTTGGCTGGATATGGAAGCGTGGCAATCTACTTAAAGACAAAGCGGTTATTGATGCCAAGCCAAGCTTAAAGCTTTGGGGCAACTATTTACGATTCGTATGTCCATTGTTACTGACCGTTGTATTTGTTAATACTGTGATGGCGATGTAA
- a CDS encoding MBL fold metallo-hydrolase codes for MLQYKIIPVTPFQQNATLIWCDQTMEGAIIDAGGETPRLLAEAQNHGIKLTKLLLTHSHVDHAGGTQDIADSLSLPIEGPHKDDQFWIDIFDHQIKQFGFPGARVFKTNRWLEGGDTVTVGNETLEVYFCPGHTPGHIVFFHRESKLAQVGDVLFRGSIGRTDFPKGDQATLVNAIKTQLWPLGDDVKFIPGHGPMGTFGEERRTNPYVRDN; via the coding sequence ATGCTGCAGTATAAAATCATTCCCGTTACGCCTTTTCAACAAAACGCGACATTAATTTGGTGCGATCAAACAATGGAAGGCGCAATTATTGACGCTGGTGGCGAAACACCGCGCTTGCTAGCTGAAGCACAGAATCATGGAATAAAGCTAACTAAATTATTATTAACTCATTCTCACGTTGATCATGCTGGCGGCACGCAAGATATCGCTGATAGCTTATCTTTGCCTATTGAAGGACCACACAAAGACGACCAATTTTGGATTGATATCTTTGATCATCAGATTAAACAATTCGGTTTCCCTGGAGCACGGGTGTTTAAAACCAATCGATGGTTAGAAGGTGGTGATACAGTTACCGTTGGTAATGAAACACTCGAAGTATACTTTTGCCCAGGTCACACGCCAGGACATATCGTGTTTTTTCATCGCGAATCAAAGCTTGCGCAAGTTGGTGATGTACTTTTTCGTGGTTCGATTGGGCGTACAGATTTTCCTAAAGGGGACCAAGCGACACTGGTTAATGCCATTAAAACCCAATTATGGCCGTTGGGAGATGATGTTAAGTTTATTCCTGGTCACGGACCGATGGGCACATTTGGTGAAGAGCGTCGCACTAATCCTTATGTCAGAGATAACTAG
- a CDS encoding RNA methyltransferase codes for MTSSKSNSANIGLINPKSPENVGSIMRASGCYQVESVSYTGKRYGFASKFQTDTKNVSEKIPLSEVDDIINAKPEGATIVCVDLVEGATALPEFKHPENAYYIFGPEDGTIAQKIIDCADNVVYIPTIGCMNLAATVNVVLYDRLAKSKTSIGSDELIRASRDTNNKVKIKR; via the coding sequence ATGACCTCGTCGAAAAGTAACTCCGCCAATATAGGTTTGATCAATCCTAAAAGTCCTGAAAATGTTGGCTCTATTATGCGCGCCAGTGGTTGCTATCAGGTTGAAAGTGTTAGTTACACCGGTAAGCGTTATGGCTTTGCTTCAAAGTTCCAAACTGACACTAAAAATGTTTCTGAAAAAATTCCACTTTCAGAAGTAGACGATATTATTAATGCTAAGCCTGAAGGTGCAACGATTGTTTGTGTAGACTTAGTTGAAGGCGCGACTGCCCTGCCTGAATTTAAACACCCTGAAAACGCCTATTATATCTTTGGCCCTGAAGATGGCACCATAGCGCAAAAAATCATTGATTGTGCTGATAATGTGGTTTACATCCCCACCATTGGCTGCATGAATTTAGCGGCAACAGTAAACGTTGTTTTATATGATCGATTAGCTAAATCGAAGACGTCTATCGGCTCTGATGAGTTAATTCGAGCAAGTCGTGATACCAACAACAAAGTCAAAATTAAACGTTAG
- the fur gene encoding ferric iron uptake transcriptional regulator gives MPDQNEELKRAGLKVTLPRVKILDILQNPNNQHISAEDVYKILLEQHEEIGLATVYRVLNQFDDAGIVTRHHFEGGKSVFELSHKAHHDHLVCLKCGKVVEFEDDIIEQRQENIAKSNNIKLTNHSLYLYGECEDEVACEEYRKSHS, from the coding sequence ATGCCAGATCAAAACGAAGAATTAAAAAGAGCTGGACTTAAGGTTACTTTACCTCGAGTAAAGATTTTAGACATATTACAAAACCCTAATAACCAACATATTAGCGCTGAAGATGTGTATAAAATATTACTTGAACAGCATGAAGAAATTGGCTTAGCTACAGTTTATCGAGTATTGAACCAATTTGATGATGCAGGCATTGTCACTCGCCATCATTTTGAAGGTGGAAAATCAGTATTTGAACTCTCACATAAAGCCCATCACGATCATTTAGTTTGCTTAAAGTGCGGCAAAGTAGTCGAGTTTGAAGATGATATTATTGAACAACGTCAAGAAAACATCGCGAAAAGTAATAATATAAAATTAACTAATCACAGTTTATATCTTTATGGTGAATGTGAAGACGAAGTAGCTTGCGAAGAATATAGAAAGTCTCACTCCTAA
- the fldA gene encoding flavodoxin FldA, with the protein MATVGLFFGSDTGNTEAVSKMIQKKLGKKNVDVKDIAKSTKEDIAEFDLLILGIPTWYYGENQCDWDDFLPELEEIDFNDKLVAIFGLGDQEDYAEYFVDAMAPLRDIVESKGAIMVGGWSTDGYEFEASKALLDENTFIGLALDEDRQPELTEERVDAWIEQLNDEMCLAELLD; encoded by the coding sequence ATGGCAACTGTCGGACTTTTTTTTGGTAGTGATACAGGCAATACAGAAGCTGTTTCAAAAATGATCCAGAAAAAACTGGGTAAAAAGAACGTTGATGTTAAAGATATCGCCAAAAGTACTAAAGAAGATATTGCAGAATTTGATCTGTTAATTCTAGGTATTCCAACGTGGTATTATGGTGAAAACCAATGTGATTGGGATGACTTTTTACCAGAATTAGAAGAAATTGACTTCAACGACAAATTAGTCGCTATCTTTGGTCTTGGCGACCAAGAAGATTACGCAGAGTACTTTGTTGACGCCATGGCTCCGCTTCGTGATATCGTTGAGTCTAAAGGTGCAATCATGGTTGGTGGTTGGTCTACCGACGGTTATGAATTTGAAGCATCGAAAGCATTGTTAGATGAGAATACCTTTATTGGTTTGGCACTTGATGAAGATCGCCAACCAGAACTAACAGAAGAACGTGTGGATGCGTGGATTGAACAATTAAATGATGAAATGTGCCTTGCTGAGCTGCTTGATTAA
- the ybfE gene encoding LexA regulated protein, which produces MAKETADTTTIDLFVDEKRPGRPRTNPYSREVQVKINKRNQVKRDKNKGLKRVEFKIHQELFDQLDELAKETGVSRSELIESLLTEAMASKK; this is translated from the coding sequence ATGGCAAAAGAAACAGCTGATACAACAACAATAGATTTATTTGTTGATGAAAAACGCCCTGGTAGGCCTCGAACAAATCCGTATTCAAGGGAAGTTCAGGTTAAAATTAATAAGCGTAACCAGGTTAAGCGAGACAAAAACAAAGGCTTAAAACGTGTTGAATTTAAGATTCATCAAGAGCTCTTTGATCAACTAGATGAGTTGGCAAAAGAGACTGGCGTAAGTCGCAGTGAACTCATAGAGTCACTATTAACCGAAGCAATGGCTTCGAAAAAGTAA
- a CDS encoding DUF2788 domain-containing protein — translation MISENLELIESIGLNLFFLVIFFFIGMSIHDVMKKNDVPRNGRLVVYFVLFLGCAGFIAKGVIQVIWESNGIG, via the coding sequence ATGATTTCCGAAAATTTAGAATTAATCGAATCTATTGGCCTAAATTTATTTTTTTTGGTGATATTTTTCTTCATTGGTATGTCTATTCATGACGTGATGAAAAAGAATGATGTACCGAGAAATGGCCGCTTAGTAGTCTATTTCGTATTATTTCTAGGTTGTGCCGGATTTATTGCGAAAGGTGTGATCCAGGTCATATGGGAAAGCAACGGTATAGGCTAG